In Candidatus Pantoea floridensis, the genomic window ACATTAAGCCCAAAATCGACGAATTTATTATTCGGCTGAATACTGCGAACGATGCCGTACAAAGTACGCTTGATACTCTTTATGATCAGATGGGGGAAGTTGATAAAATATCGATGGAGTTTAAGAAATTTTGCGCATCACTCTAAAAAACTATAAGGCCCAGTTGGGCCTTTTCTTTTTCAGGAGAAAAGATGATTATGTTGACTCTCATTCAGTTCTCTTATTCCCAATGTCATCACTATTTTCTTAAGCAGTTTCATAAGTTAATAGCGTTGCTGAAAGAGAAAGGAGATCCGAGTGTTTATTAATAGTGCTGGTGGCCCCGCCAGAATGGAAACAGAGAGCCTTAGCGACTTCGAGTTTATTTCTCTTATGCTCGAATGGCTTCATGCCGAAGGTCTTTCATGCAATTCTCACTCAATGATAACCGCACCATTAACGCAATCATTACCCGACTTACCAATGAAGACCTCGACATTATCCGAAAAGAGGTTGAACGGCTCCATTCCTTAAAATCCTTCAACCCTTTATTTTCTGCAATCGCAGATTACAACCCCTCTGAATTTACACCTCAGGCTCATGACTGGCTTGATATGAGTGACGTTGATTTTCAGATAATGGTCTCTGAATTTTTTTGGGATGCGCTCACCTTTCGCGTCACTCGCGAATATGCGATTGGGATTTTTCTTGATAGAGACGCCAGGGAGGAATGATGGAACCTGGCGTTTATTTTTCTATCAGTAATGAGGACTACCATCGCGGCGCCGGTATCAGTAAATCACAGCTCGATGATGTTGCGATCAGTATGGCCGTTTATCAGTGGCGAAAAGATGCGCCAGAAGACGATGAAAAAAAAGAACCTCTGATCATGGGAACGGCTCTTCATTGTGCGTTGCTTGAACCTGATCAGTTTTCATCGCGCTTTGTCTGTTCGCCTGAATTTAACCGTCGAACCAATGACGGCAAGAAAGAGGAACAACATTTTCTTGCTGATATGCGAAACCAGGGAAAGTCTGTTCTTAGTCAGGAGAACTGGCGCAAACTCTCGCTAATGCGCGATTCAACCTTTGCGCATCCCTCAGCAAAATGGTTACTGAATCAGGATGGCCATTGTGAGGCGTCAATGTACTGGAACGATAACGACACAGGCGTTTTGTGTCGCTGCCGACCTGATAAGTTCTTAAATTCGATGCCGGTCATCATTGATGTGAAGAAGGTGAGCGAGATTACCCGTTTTCCACGACACATCGCTGAGTTTCGTTATCACGTTCAGGACGCCTTTTATCGTGAGGGGTTTAAACAGAATTACGGTGAAACACCTATGTTCGTTTTCATCGTGGTAAGTGAATCGATTGAGTGTGGTCGCTATCCGGTCAGGGTCTATTCACTGACACCCTACGACGTCGAGGTCGGAACTCACCTCTTTCGTTCTGACCTGACGCGCTTTGCTAAGGCAATCGAGACAAATGATTTTGGCGGTATAGAGGAAATTTCTCGTCCCGAATGGGATAAACGGAGTGATTTTTTATGAATGATGTTGTTGTTCACGATCCATCGAATACGCGATCAGCCATTTTTTCGCCGACGACACTTGAGAAACTTCAGGCTTTCGCTGAGCAAATGGCGTTAAGCCGTGTTTCGATTCCTAATCATCTTGTCGGAAAGCCTGCTGATTGTCTTGCTGTGGCGCTTCAGGCGGTTCAGTGGAACATGAACCCGTATTCAGTGGCGCAAAAGACGAGCGTAGTAAATGGTCAGCTCTGTTTTGAGGCTCAGCTCGTTAACGCAATCGTTACCAGCTCTCACGCTGTGAGTTCACGATTCAAATATAAGTACGAAGGTCCGTGGGAAAAATATCGACCTGGCGATCGCAGCGCTAGCGCGGAAAAAGGACTATGCGTCAGTGTTGGAGCTGTTTTGGCAGGTGAGAGCGAAATCACCTGGGGTGAACCTCTCTATCTTGAGTTCATCAAGGTCCGAAACTCACCGCTCTGGATTACAGCTCCCAAACAACAGATCGCTTACCTTGCTGTTAAGTATTGGGCGCGCCTCTTTGCGCCTGATGTCATCCTGGGCGTGTATACGCCTGATGAAATTGGACCAAAAATCGAACGTGATGTTACGCCTGTTGAGGTTCCAAAAACAGCCTCTGATCTCAATGCTGTCATCAATCAAACGCCTGTCGTTGAAACGAAGTGGATCGATAAAGAGACGCGCACACCTGGTGAGCTGGTGGACTCTTTCTGTGACGCCGCACCTCGTGCGAAGACAGTTAAGGATCTAAATCAGTTTTACTCTTACTGCTCTCAGCACATCGAAAATGAACCTAATTTGATGATTATTGCAACAGATGTTTATCAAACCTGCCTCGCCAATTTTACAAGCGACAATACTTCGAAGTCTTAAAATCACCATCTGAAAATTTCCTGAAAAAAGGCTTAGATCGGTAATTTTTTTCCGTTTTTTTTAGCGAACATGTTGTTCTTTTTATCAAGTAGAGCTTTTTGAGGGTAAAAAATGAACAAGCTTCTCAATCGTTTCTCATGGGACGATCTGAAGATCATTCAGGCAATTGGAGAATACGGGAACCTCTCTCGCGCCTCAGCTTTTCTGGATATAAACAACTCTACTTTGTTTCGTCGTCTTGGGGCGCTTGAGGAGTTGTTAGGCTTGCCATTGTTCTTGCGGACCCGAACTCAGTATGTACCAACTCATGCCGGAAATGAGTTGATTCAGTTAGCGCAAAGCATGAAAGATCAGTTGAAATGCGTACTAACGAATGTCACTGAGGAGGTGCGTGGTTATGTTGGTGAAATCCGCATAGCGACAAACGACGCACTTCTTCAGGATTATCTTACTCCGCTCATTGCAACATTCTCTCTCGAAAACCCGCAAATCAGTTTCTTTGTGAGCGTGGGAAACGAGGAGGTGAACCTGGAAACAGGCGGCGCTGACATTGCGTTTCGAGCTACAAACCAGGTTCCTGATCATCTTTCCGGTCGAAAAGTTGGGATCGCAAAATGGGCGATTTATGGCAATAAATCAGAATGGGAAGGCTCAACCCTCAGCGTTGACCAACTCAAGGTAAATCGCTGGCTGGGTTTCACACCCTCTCTTTCTCGTCTCCGGGCGCACAAGTGGATTGAAGCTAATGTAGACAAAGAGAGGATTGTTTATCGGGGCGATTCAGTTCTGAGTATTGCAAGTGCGATTCATAATCGTATGGGGATCGGTCTGATGCCTGTAATGCATTCTCGCCATTATGATGACCTCGTTCGCCTGAGTCCGGTCTTTCCAGATATTGAGGAAGAACTTTGGTTTCTCGCTCACCCGGAGGTAAGGAAATCCGCAAAGATCAGGGAATTCATTAATCACTGTGCGGAATATATCGCTAAGCATGAAGACGAAATATTTCAGGATGGTTCCGCATAGATTGACACGTTTTCTAAGCCGCCTGTCGTATCTTGAAACTTCAGGCGGGTTCTAAAGAAATCTTTCAATTCTGCAATTATGCCGCATCTTACAGGCGATTTTTGAAAGTATCTCTTTTACCCCCCCCTCTTTAGAATCCGTTTGTTGATGTTCTCCATAATAATAAAACTGGAAGTGTCGTGAATTTACGCCTGAACGCATCCGTTCAGGCTTTTTTTTGCTTCTAATTTCCCTAAACCATACGGATATGTCAATTATTATCATTTCATGTGAATTTGGTTTTATTTTGTACAAGACTCGCCTCCTTACCTGTTAAATAACAATGTGTTCATCTGAGCGAAAACTATCTTTATTTTTCAAAGTTGTTTTTGCAAAAGTGAAAGTACATTTATGAATAAAATTAGTTATAGTTCTTCCCGTCAACAAGATGACCTCCAAATAAGATTCTTGTAGACCTAATTTTATAACCACTAATAGTAAGGAAGTCACATGACTGATATTAAAGCTGTTGCCGTTGAGCCTAAGAACCTTCTGAACCCGCATAACCACGCTTTAGTTCTGCTGGATCATCAGTCTCAGATGGCTTTTAACGTAAAGTCAATCGACATCGGTTCTTTACGTTCTAACACTGCAATTCTTGCAGAAACCGGCAAGGCGTTTAATGTTCCAACCATTATTTCTACAATCAGCCGTAGTGATTTCGCGGGTCCGGTTTTCCCTGAGGTCTCTAAAGTGTTCCCGAACACGAAGAGCTATATCAACCGCACCACTTCTGACGCGATTGAAGATCAGAATTTTGTCGATGCGATTAACGCAACCGGCAAACAGCGTATCGTTATCGCTGGTCTGTGGACCTCTGTTTGCCTGAACGGTCCGGTTCAAGGGCTGCTTGAGCAAGGTTTTGAAGTCTATGTAGTTGCTGACGCCTCAGGCGATATGTCTCATGAGGCTCACGTTATGGCGATGCATCGTATGATCCAGTCTGGCGCTGTGCCGATCACTTCAACTGCCTACCTGCTGGAACTTCAGCGTGACTGGGAACGTAAAGAGACCTATCCGGCAACTATGGAAATATCACAGGCTCATTCAGGCGCGTTCGGTATTGGTATTCAGTACGCTTACGATATGGTTCACGGTAATCGCGGCATCGAATAAGCCCGATACCTTAGCAACGTTTTGTTTTCCCCACCAGGGAAGGAAATAAAACAAAAGGTAGTCTCATCCTCTATTATTTTGTTTTCCCCCGCTTCGGCGGGGTTTTTCTCGTTCTGAAACCCGGATAACACTCTTTCTTTCATGCGCCCGTCTCTGACGTTCTGGCGCTTTTTGTCATGGAGTTAGATTGATGAAGGCTTATATTACTTTGCGCGAGTGGAATGAACGTCAACCAAAACCGCGTTCAATTGAACAGGTCAGGCGCTGGGTTCGTTCCGGCAAACTGTACCCTCCCCCTTATCTTGATGGAAGAGAGTATTTGATTCAGGAAACGGCGGTTAAAATAAATCCGAGCAAACCGAAACAATTTGCTTCAGAAAATAACAAGCTGATACTAAGAGATCGCATCAGGAAGGATCGCAGATAACACAGTTTAAACAATAGCTCTAATCGGTTTTTTCTCATTCAAAATCGCTCAGTCTGATAAATTATTTTCTTGACAGATGGGATGATTCATTCTTTTGTAAAAGAGAAAACTGTTATGGAAGAAGGATATTACAAGTTAACAATGGTTGCATTAAATGGAACCACCATTTCAATAAGAGTATTGGTCCGTGACGGTCAACTTTTAGGACAAGCTCTGTCTTACAACGTTTATGGCTCAATTCATCATGATTCTGTGTTACTCGGCGTGTCACGACTGGGTTCAAATAAACGCTCTCCATTCTTAGGAGATTTTCAATCATTCCGCTTCACAGGAAAAATTGAAACTGCTCCCTTCGGTTATGCCATTAATCTTGATGAAGATTGTGAGTTACCTGTAAATATCTCCTTTACCGATTATTCAGAACTGAAGGAATGATAATGGTTGATGGAATTTATAATATTGTCGTGACAAACAGAACTGGTCAATTAGAACGTTTCCGTTGTGGCATCACTGATTCAGAAATTACCGCCTGGAATGAAAATTATTATTTGTCAGGCACTATCGGATATTATAACTCTAATATCCATTTTAAGCGGTCAAGTACGGCGCAAGAAAAAAAAAGCTTTTTAATCTCAGATTATGACGATTATTCTTTTGAAGGTTTCACGACTGTTCATAGTGATGGATTC contains:
- a CDS encoding PD-(D/E)XK nuclease-like domain-containing protein → MEPGVYFSISNEDYHRGAGISKSQLDDVAISMAVYQWRKDAPEDDEKKEPLIMGTALHCALLEPDQFSSRFVCSPEFNRRTNDGKKEEQHFLADMRNQGKSVLSQENWRKLSLMRDSTFAHPSAKWLLNQDGHCEASMYWNDNDTGVLCRCRPDKFLNSMPVIIDVKKVSEITRFPRHIAEFRYHVQDAFYREGFKQNYGETPMFVFIVVSESIECGRYPVRVYSLTPYDVEVGTHLFRSDLTRFAKAIETNDFGGIEEISRPEWDKRSDFL
- a CDS encoding excisionase, with translation MKAYITLREWNERQPKPRSIEQVRRWVRSGKLYPPPYLDGREYLIQETAVKINPSKPKQFASENNKLILRDRIRKDRR
- a CDS encoding hydrolase — encoded protein: MTDIKAVAVEPKNLLNPHNHALVLLDHQSQMAFNVKSIDIGSLRSNTAILAETGKAFNVPTIISTISRSDFAGPVFPEVSKVFPNTKSYINRTTSDAIEDQNFVDAINATGKQRIVIAGLWTSVCLNGPVQGLLEQGFEVYVVADASGDMSHEAHVMAMHRMIQSGAVPITSTAYLLELQRDWERKETYPATMEISQAHSGAFGIGIQYAYDMVHGNRGIE
- a CDS encoding LysR family transcriptional regulator, which encodes MNKLLNRFSWDDLKIIQAIGEYGNLSRASAFLDINNSTLFRRLGALEELLGLPLFLRTRTQYVPTHAGNELIQLAQSMKDQLKCVLTNVTEEVRGYVGEIRIATNDALLQDYLTPLIATFSLENPQISFFVSVGNEEVNLETGGADIAFRATNQVPDHLSGRKVGIAKWAIYGNKSEWEGSTLSVDQLKVNRWLGFTPSLSRLRAHKWIEANVDKERIVYRGDSVLSIASAIHNRMGIGLMPVMHSRHYDDLVRLSPVFPDIEEELWFLAHPEVRKSAKIREFINHCAEYIAKHEDEIFQDGSA
- a CDS encoding RecT family recombinase, whose protein sequence is MNDVVVHDPSNTRSAIFSPTTLEKLQAFAEQMALSRVSIPNHLVGKPADCLAVALQAVQWNMNPYSVAQKTSVVNGQLCFEAQLVNAIVTSSHAVSSRFKYKYEGPWEKYRPGDRSASAEKGLCVSVGAVLAGESEITWGEPLYLEFIKVRNSPLWITAPKQQIAYLAVKYWARLFAPDVILGVYTPDEIGPKIERDVTPVEVPKTASDLNAVINQTPVVETKWIDKETRTPGELVDSFCDAAPRAKTVKDLNQFYSYCSQHIENEPNLMIIATDVYQTCLANFTSDNTSKS